One Hydrogenobaculum sp. 3684 genomic window, TTAAAGAAAAGGCATCTTATCCAATGGCCAGATGCTATAGGTGGTGAAGTAATGGCTTATAACATACCAGGTGTTGGCAACTATCAACTTCACCTCACCGGTAAGCAAATATGCGATATCTATATGGGTAAAGTAAGATATTGGGATGACCCAGAGATAAAAGCCACAAACCCAAAATTAAATTTACCCCACATACCAATAACACCGGTTCATAGAGCCGATGGTTCTGGTACCACTTGGATATTTACAAACTATCTTACAAAAGTATGTCCAGCTTGGGCACACAAAATAGGGTTTAACACCTCTGTAGCATGGCCAGTAGGTGTAGGTGGTAAAGGTAATGAGGGTGTTACAAACTATGTAATGAGGATTAGAGGTGGTATAGGTTATATAGAATACGCTTATTACAAACAAAACCAAAACCGCTTAAAAGCTGCAGTCTTAGAAAACAAGGCTGGTTGGTGGGTCGCTCCAACTATGCAAACTATGTTAGCTGCTGCTAAACAAGCAAATTGGAAAGAAGCTATGAAACATGACTTTTATATGGAGCTTGCAAACCCTCCAGGTAAATATTCTTATCCTATAGAAGGTCCAACGTATGCATTGCTTCCATTGGGTAAATCCACCAACTCTTATGTGCTACAGTTCTATACATGGGTGTTTAACCACGGTGATGCTGACTTAAGAGCTCTTGATTACATTACCCTTCCAGATTTTCTCAAAAAGGATATAATGGCCTCTTGGAAAAAGCATGGCTTAAGCTGGTAAGTGAATTTGGCAATAACTAAGGGTTTATGTTATGATAGAATTAAAAGATAGCGGGGCTTATGGCCCCGCTGCTTCTATGAAAAGAAACGGCAAATTAGGTAATACCTTATTTAAAATTGCGGCTTTTACAGCAGCGGCTTTGATTCCGTTTGTGGTGATAACTATATTTGTTATTCTTTTCATAGAGGCATACCCCGCTATAAAAGCTTTTGGAGTTTGGCATTTTATTACCAGTAAAAGCTGGGATGCTGTTAATAATCATTTTGGTGCTTTTACACCGCTTTTTGGTTCTATATACGTTACCATATGGGCTTTTATATTTGCCGCTCCTATAAGTATAGGGGTTGCTATATATATAACAGAGCTTGCTCCTAATTGGTTAAAGCCCATAGTTACCACTGCCATTGAGCTTTTAGCAGCCATCCCAACTGTTATATACGGTATGTGGGGTCTTTTTATATTGTCTCCTGTTATGCAAAATCATATAGAGCCTTGGATACTGGATCATCTTGCTACGTTACCAGTGATTGGATTTCTTTTTAACGGTCCTGGCATAGGAATAGATACACTTACAACAGCTGTTATACTTTCTATCATGATAACACCTTTTATGTCCTCACTTATTAAAGATGCTTTTGGTTTGGTACCAGAGGTAATAAAAGAATCTGCCTATGGGCTTGGAGCTACGAGGTGGGAAGTCATAAGAAAAGTGGTTATGCCATATGTATCTTCTGGTATTTTTGGATCTGGGATATTTGCCATAGGTAGGGCTTTAGGTGAAACGATGGCGGTGTCTTTTGTAAACGGTAACAATCACAACCCTGGTAGTTTCTTGGATATGTTATCTTTGCTTAATTCTGTAACCACTATAACAGTTACGTTGGCGGATGAGTTTACTGAAGCTATGACGCATCTTTATTTGTCAGCTTTGTTTTATCTAGCTTTGATACTTCTTACTATATCCTTTAGTACACTTGCTATAGCAAAAATTATAGTATGGAGATTGGAAAGAAGATGGAGAACGTAAGGATAAAAGCAAGGGTTGTAAAGAGCAACGTTATGATGATTTTGTCTACATTGGCAGCTTTATATGGTATAGTATTTTTAGGATGGATACTTGTATCTGTTCTTTATCATGGATATGAATATCTAAACCTTGATTTCTTTATTAAAGACCCAGTTCCTCCCGGTATGCCAGGTGGTGGGCTTAAAATGGCTTTCATAGGTCAATTTCTAATCACTACTATAGCTGCTTTTATAGGTACGCCGATAGGCATAATGGCTGGTATCTTCTTGGCAGAATACGGTAGAGGTACTTGGTGGGCTATGTTTGTAAGAAATTTGGCAGATATTGTAATCTCTATGCCAGCCATAGTTATTGGTGCTGCTGTTTATGTAATACTTGTGGCACCTCTTCACAGTTTTAACGGTTTGTCTGGTTCTGTGGCTCTTTCAATTTTGTCCCTTCCTTACATTACGATAGCTACAGATGAGATGTTAAAGCTTGTGCCGAAGGAGATGAGGGAGGCTGCCTACGCTTTAGGAGCTTACAAACACTATGTGATAAAAAAAGTTACCATGAGAGCTGCTAAAACTGGTATACTGACTGGTGTTATACTAGGTCTTGCTAGAATGGCTGGCGAAGCGGCACCTTTGTTGTTTACATCTTTTAACAACGACCATACTACCTTCAATCTTTTAAAACCTATGGCCACTCTTACTATAACTATATTTGTATACGCTACTGGTCCGTACCACGTGTGGCATGAGCAAGCCTGGGCAGCAGGATTTGTGCTTACATTTGGTGTGCTTATAGCGGTTATAATAGCTAAGTTTTTGGTGCATGGAGGGTCTTTTACAGCACCTTTTATGTATGTGGCAAGGCGTATTGCCAAAATAAACAAAGGATGAGGAGAGCGTATGAGTAGTGTAATAGCCATTGAGAGTCCAAAGATTGAGATAAAAAACCTAAACTTTTACTATAAGAAAAGCTTAAAACCAGCTTTAGAGAATATAAACATGCCAATACCTGATAAAAGAGTGACCGCTCTTATAGGTCCTAGTGGGTGCGGTAAAACTACGCTTTTAAGATGCTTAAACCGTATGCACGATCTTTACCCAGGTATAAAATACGAAGGGGAAATAATCTTTGACAATACCAACATACTATCAAAGTCTACGGATTTGATAGTCTTAAGAAGTAG contains:
- the pstA gene encoding phosphate ABC transporter permease PstA, giving the protein MENVRIKARVVKSNVMMILSTLAALYGIVFLGWILVSVLYHGYEYLNLDFFIKDPVPPGMPGGGLKMAFIGQFLITTIAAFIGTPIGIMAGIFLAEYGRGTWWAMFVRNLADIVISMPAIVIGAAVYVILVAPLHSFNGLSGSVALSILSLPYITIATDEMLKLVPKEMREAAYALGAYKHYVIKKVTMRAAKTGILTGVILGLARMAGEAAPLLFTSFNNDHTTFNLLKPMATLTITIFVYATGPYHVWHEQAWAAGFVLTFGVLIAVIIAKFLVHGGSFTAPFMYVARRIAKINKG
- the pstS gene encoding phosphate ABC transporter substrate-binding protein PstS, encoding MKLKQVLAVAVFAGSLQGAMAWTITGAGSTFIYPAMQRWTLHFKQATGNVVNYQSIGSGGGILQVTKRTVDFGASDAPLKPAELKKRHLIQWPDAIGGEVMAYNIPGVGNYQLHLTGKQICDIYMGKVRYWDDPEIKATNPKLNLPHIPITPVHRADGSGTTWIFTNYLTKVCPAWAHKIGFNTSVAWPVGVGGKGNEGVTNYVMRIRGGIGYIEYAYYKQNQNRLKAAVLENKAGWWVAPTMQTMLAAAKQANWKEAMKHDFYMELANPPGKYSYPIEGPTYALLPLGKSTNSYVLQFYTWVFNHGDADLRALDYITLPDFLKKDIMASWKKHGLSW
- the pstC gene encoding phosphate ABC transporter permease subunit PstC, translated to MIELKDSGAYGPAASMKRNGKLGNTLFKIAAFTAAALIPFVVITIFVILFIEAYPAIKAFGVWHFITSKSWDAVNNHFGAFTPLFGSIYVTIWAFIFAAPISIGVAIYITELAPNWLKPIVTTAIELLAAIPTVIYGMWGLFILSPVMQNHIEPWILDHLATLPVIGFLFNGPGIGIDTLTTAVILSIMITPFMSSLIKDAFGLVPEVIKESAYGLGATRWEVIRKVVMPYVSSGIFGSGIFAIGRALGETMAVSFVNGNNHNPGSFLDMLSLLNSVTTITVTLADEFTEAMTHLYLSALFYLALILLTISFSTLAIAKIIVWRLERRWRT